A stretch of Microbacterium sp. LWH3-1.2 DNA encodes these proteins:
- a CDS encoding ABC transporter permease yields the protein MLAAAHAPAREERAGFVPRVLAVPAVIGLALLVLPLGALVLRVEWATLWSDVTSSVALSALGLSLATGAVATVVCVVLGVPLALLIARSTVRTAAVLRALVTVPLVLPPMVGGVAMLFLFGRTSWLGGILAEWGIRIPFTTTAVVMAQTFVALPFLVLALEGALRSTGWGYEQAAAGLGAGRWTILARVTLPLAAPGLVAGIVLCFARAIGEFGATALFAGNAPGVTQTMPLAIYTAFNGAGVSQGTAVALSLLLLVTAVGVLLLVRAWRAEAPR from the coding sequence ATGCTCGCTGCGGCACACGCACCCGCGCGCGAGGAGCGCGCGGGGTTCGTGCCGCGCGTGCTCGCCGTGCCGGCGGTGATCGGGCTCGCCCTGCTGGTGCTGCCGCTCGGCGCCCTCGTGCTGCGGGTCGAATGGGCGACGCTGTGGAGCGATGTCACGTCGTCCGTGGCGCTGTCGGCCCTCGGGCTCTCGCTCGCGACCGGCGCGGTGGCGACCGTCGTGTGCGTCGTGCTCGGGGTGCCGCTGGCGCTTCTCATCGCGCGGAGCACCGTCCGCACGGCCGCCGTTCTCCGGGCCCTCGTGACGGTGCCGCTGGTGCTGCCGCCCATGGTCGGCGGCGTCGCCATGCTGTTCCTCTTCGGCCGCACCAGCTGGCTCGGCGGCATTCTCGCGGAGTGGGGCATCCGCATCCCGTTCACGACGACCGCAGTCGTGATGGCGCAGACCTTCGTCGCGCTGCCGTTCCTCGTGCTCGCGCTCGAGGGAGCGCTGCGGTCGACCGGATGGGGGTATGAGCAGGCGGCGGCGGGCTTGGGTGCGGGGCGCTGGACGATCCTCGCCCGCGTGACGCTCCCGCTCGCCGCCCCGGGACTGGTCGCCGGCATCGTGCTGTGCTTCGCCCGGGCGATCGGGGAGTTCGGGGCGACCGCGCTGTTCGCGGGCAACGCTCCGGGCGTGACGCAGACCATGCCGCTCGCGATCTACACCGCGTTCAACGGCGCCGGTGTGTCGCAGGGAACGGCGGTGGCACTGTCGCTGCTGCTCCTCGTGACCGCCGTCGGGGTGCTGCTCCTCGTGCGCGCCTGG
- the modA gene encoding molybdate ABC transporter substrate-binding protein, with protein sequence MARSALLRASVVLAALALLLTGCATGTDQDPLATSASTPAEPELTGDLTVYAAASLKAAFDELATEFEARHPSVDVQPITYDGSSTLATQIIEGAPVDVFASADEKNMQKVVDEGLAADPQVFAGNTLVLVVPAGNPGDVESLDDLATADLTVVLCAAEVPCGAASATLLSNAGVTASVDSYEQNVTAVLTKVAAGEADAGLVYVTDAKTTDAVDAIEIGGAEDVVNRYPIVALSAAASPGVAGAFVAFVLGGEGRHVLTDLGFGAP encoded by the coding sequence ATGGCGCGCTCCGCGCTCCTGCGCGCCTCCGTCGTGCTGGCCGCCCTGGCGCTGCTGCTCACCGGCTGCGCGACCGGCACCGACCAGGATCCGCTCGCGACGTCGGCATCGACGCCGGCAGAGCCCGAGCTCACCGGCGACCTCACGGTCTACGCGGCGGCGTCGCTGAAGGCGGCCTTCGATGAGCTGGCGACGGAGTTCGAGGCGCGGCATCCGTCCGTCGATGTGCAGCCGATCACCTACGACGGCTCGTCGACCCTCGCGACGCAGATCATCGAGGGCGCCCCGGTCGACGTGTTCGCATCGGCCGACGAGAAGAACATGCAGAAGGTCGTGGACGAAGGGCTCGCCGCCGACCCTCAGGTGTTCGCCGGCAACACGCTCGTGCTGGTGGTGCCCGCCGGCAACCCGGGGGACGTCGAGAGTCTCGACGACCTCGCCACCGCCGACCTGACCGTCGTGCTGTGCGCCGCCGAGGTGCCGTGCGGCGCGGCGTCGGCGACGCTGCTGTCGAACGCCGGCGTGACGGCGAGCGTCGACAGCTACGAGCAGAACGTCACCGCGGTGCTCACGAAGGTGGCGGCCGGCGAGGCGGACGCGGGACTCGTGTACGTGACGGATGCGAAGACCACGGACGCCGTCGACGCGATCGAGATAGGGGGTGCCGAGGACGTCGTCAACCGCTACCCGATCGTGGCGCTCTCCGCCGCCGCGAGCCCCGGCGTCGCCGGCGCGTTCGTCGCGTTCGTGCTCGGCGGCGAAGGCCGGCACGTGCTCACCGACCTCGGCTTCGGGGCGCCATAA
- a CDS encoding TOBE domain-containing protein: MASYKIAEAARLLGVSDDTVRRWVDAGTLPTTGASPIEIPGDALAAHAVELAASPNDPADALSSARNRFVGLVTRVQADGVMAQVDIQSGPHRVVSLMSSEAVRELGLQPGSLAVAVVKATNVIVDTPKS, translated from the coding sequence ATGGCCAGCTACAAGATCGCGGAAGCCGCGCGCCTGCTCGGCGTGAGCGACGACACCGTCAGGCGGTGGGTCGACGCCGGGACGCTGCCCACGACCGGGGCGTCGCCGATCGAGATCCCCGGCGACGCGCTCGCGGCGCACGCCGTCGAACTGGCGGCATCGCCGAATGATCCCGCCGACGCGCTCTCGAGCGCTCGCAACCGCTTCGTCGGGCTGGTCACCCGCGTGCAGGCCGACGGAGTGATGGCGCAGGTCGACATCCAGTCCGGCCCGCATCGCGTGGTCTCACTCATGTCGAGCGAGGCGGTGCGCGAGCTGGGTCTCCAGCCCGGGTCCCTCGCGGTCGCCGTGGTGAAGGCCACGAACGTCATCGTCGACACACCGAAGAGCTGA
- a CDS encoding ThiF family adenylyltransferase, whose protein sequence is MAFPPLVEPVAELTDAERTRTARHRVLAGFGEIAQRRLAAAHVAVVGAGGIGSPVVLALAAAGVGTITVVDDDLVEASNLQRQVMHRVSDVGAAKVDSAVRIATDLSPTTVVRPVQALLTLDNAVELLSGAHVVVDGTDTFETREAVASACERLGVPLVWGVVQEFHAQATVFWSAPPAGAMPVRLGDLYPPDAGREAPSCAQVGVLGALCLQVGSILATETVKLVTGVGEPLFGRVLVIDALRGRTDEVPLRPATDRATDAATPASAEAPTAPRLRAAPAIPQLSPAEALAAQHAGTTLLDVREPFETERGVIPGSVLLPLGDVLADPSGVGATAVIVVCQVGMRAQRAAVALRGAGVEASVLAGGIDAWNRDIAAVHA, encoded by the coding sequence ATGGCATTTCCCCCGCTCGTCGAGCCGGTCGCGGAGCTGACCGACGCCGAACGCACGCGCACCGCCCGTCACCGGGTGCTCGCTGGCTTCGGTGAGATCGCCCAGCGCCGGCTCGCCGCTGCCCACGTCGCCGTCGTCGGGGCGGGCGGCATCGGTTCTCCCGTCGTGCTGGCGCTCGCCGCCGCGGGCGTCGGCACCATCACGGTGGTCGACGACGACCTGGTCGAGGCATCCAATCTCCAGCGGCAGGTCATGCACCGTGTGAGCGACGTGGGCGCGGCGAAGGTCGACTCGGCCGTGCGCATCGCCACCGACCTCTCTCCCACGACCGTGGTGCGGCCGGTGCAGGCACTGCTCACACTCGACAACGCAGTGGAGCTCCTCTCCGGCGCACACGTCGTGGTCGACGGCACCGACACGTTCGAGACCCGCGAGGCCGTCGCGTCCGCATGCGAGCGGCTCGGCGTGCCATTGGTGTGGGGCGTCGTGCAGGAGTTCCACGCGCAGGCCACCGTCTTCTGGTCGGCTCCCCCCGCGGGCGCGATGCCCGTGCGGCTCGGGGATCTGTACCCGCCGGACGCGGGACGCGAAGCCCCGTCGTGCGCCCAGGTGGGCGTGCTCGGCGCGCTGTGCCTGCAGGTCGGGTCGATTCTCGCGACCGAGACCGTGAAGCTCGTCACCGGGGTGGGCGAGCCGCTGTTCGGACGCGTGCTGGTGATCGATGCACTCCGCGGACGGACCGACGAGGTGCCGCTGCGGCCGGCAACGGATCGAGCGACGGATGCGGCGACTCCCGCGTCCGCGGAGGCGCCCACGGCACCGCGGCTTCGAGCGGCGCCCGCGATCCCGCAGCTCTCCCCCGCCGAAGCTCTCGCCGCGCAGCACGCCGGGACGACGCTGCTCGACGTGCGCGAGCCCTTCGAGACCGAGCGGGGCGTCATCCCCGGATCGGTGCTCCTGCCGCTCGGCGACGTGCTCGCCGACCCGTCGGGCGTCGGCGCGACGGCGGTGATCGTCGTGTGCCAGGTGGGCATGCGCGCGCA